A region of Streptomyces sp. NBC_01267 DNA encodes the following proteins:
- a CDS encoding ABC transporter ATP-binding protein → MIGVARPAHDPAAPETAATLPVGTPTTVRTYVRELLGRHRRAFAVLIGANAIAVIASLVGPYLLGGLVEDLSRDTHDLHLARVAVIFSIALVVQTVFVRLMGLRGAMLGEQMLADLREDFLVRSVALPPGVLERAGTGDLLSRITTDIDRLANAMREAVPQLAIGVVWAGLLIGALTVTAPPLALAVLVALPVLIVGCRWYFRRAPSAYRSEAAGYAAVAAMLAETVDAGRTIEAHRLGPRRVALSEQRVKEWTAWERYTLWLRSVLFPVINVTYVTILGAVLMLGGVFVLQGWMTVGQLTTGALLAQMMVDPVGLILRWYDELQVAQVSLARLVGVREIEPDAGDERIGPDGRVVRADDVHFGYREGVDVLHRVSLDVPPGTRMALVGPSGAGKSTLGRLLAGIYAPRTGEITLGGAELSRMPTERVREHVALVNQEHHVFVGSLRDNLLLARTGADDAQLWAALGAVDADGWARALEKELDTEVGSGGLALTPAQAQQIALARLVLADPHTLVLDEATSLLDPRAARHLERSLARVLDGRTVVAIAHRLHTAHDADVIAVVEQGRISELGSHEELVTADGAYAALWRSWHG, encoded by the coding sequence ATGATCGGCGTGGCCCGGCCCGCCCACGACCCGGCGGCACCGGAGACGGCAGCCACCCTGCCCGTCGGTACGCCCACCACCGTCCGGACCTACGTCCGCGAGCTGCTGGGCCGTCACCGGCGGGCGTTCGCCGTGCTCATCGGCGCCAATGCGATCGCCGTGATCGCCTCGCTGGTCGGCCCCTACCTGCTGGGCGGGCTGGTCGAGGACCTCTCCAGGGACACGCACGACCTCCATCTGGCGCGTGTCGCGGTGATCTTCAGCATCGCACTCGTCGTCCAGACCGTCTTCGTACGGCTGATGGGTTTGCGCGGCGCGATGCTCGGCGAACAGATGCTGGCCGATCTGCGCGAGGACTTCCTCGTACGGTCGGTGGCGCTACCGCCGGGTGTCCTGGAGCGGGCCGGTACCGGTGATCTGCTCTCCCGTATCACCACCGACATCGACCGGCTCGCGAACGCGATGCGGGAGGCCGTGCCCCAGCTGGCGATCGGGGTGGTGTGGGCCGGTCTGCTGATCGGCGCGCTCACCGTCACGGCGCCGCCGCTGGCGCTCGCGGTCCTGGTGGCGCTGCCGGTGCTGATCGTCGGCTGCCGCTGGTACTTCCGGCGGGCCCCGTCCGCCTACCGTTCGGAGGCTGCCGGATACGCGGCGGTCGCCGCGATGCTCGCCGAGACGGTGGACGCGGGGCGGACCATCGAGGCGCACCGCCTCGGCCCGCGCCGGGTGGCGCTGTCCGAGCAGCGGGTGAAGGAGTGGACCGCGTGGGAGCGGTACACGCTCTGGCTGCGGTCGGTGCTCTTCCCGGTCATCAACGTCACCTATGTGACGATCCTCGGCGCGGTGCTGATGCTCGGTGGGGTCTTCGTGCTCCAGGGGTGGATGACCGTCGGGCAGCTCACCACAGGTGCGCTGCTCGCCCAGATGATGGTGGACCCGGTCGGTCTCATCCTGCGCTGGTACGACGAGCTCCAGGTCGCCCAGGTGTCGCTGGCCCGGCTCGTCGGCGTACGGGAGATCGAACCGGACGCCGGAGACGAACGGATCGGTCCCGACGGGCGCGTGGTGCGCGCCGACGACGTGCACTTCGGCTACCGCGAGGGCGTCGACGTCCTGCACCGGGTGTCGCTCGACGTACCGCCCGGCACCCGGATGGCGCTGGTCGGCCCGTCGGGCGCGGGCAAGTCGACGCTCGGCCGGCTGCTCGCCGGGATCTACGCGCCGCGTACCGGCGAGATCACGCTCGGCGGCGCCGAGCTGTCCCGGATGCCGACCGAACGGGTGAGGGAACACGTCGCCCTGGTCAACCAGGAGCACCACGTCTTCGTGGGCTCGCTGCGCGACAACCTGCTGCTGGCCCGGACCGGCGCGGACGACGCCCAGCTGTGGGCGGCGCTCGGCGCGGTCGACGCCGACGGATGGGCGCGCGCCCTGGAGAAGGAGCTGGACACCGAGGTCGGTTCGGGCGGCCTGGCCCTCACCCCGGCCCAGGCCCAGCAGATCGCGCTGGCCCGGCTGGTCCTCGCGGATCCGCACACGCTGGTGCTCGACGAGGCGACCTCGTTGCTCGACCCGCGTGCGGCCCGCCATCTGGAGCGGTCGCTCGCGCGGGTGCTCGACGGCCGTACGGTCGTGGCGATCGCCCACCGGCTGCACACCGCGCACGACGCGGATGTGATCGCGGTGGTGGAGCAGGGGCGGATCAGTGAGCTGGGCAGCCACGAGGAGCTGGTGACCGCGGACGGCGCGTACGCGGCGTTGTGGAGGTCCTGGCACGGATAG
- a CDS encoding metal-dependent hydrolase, which translates to MMGPAHSLSGAAAWLGVGAAASAYGHPMPWPVIVVGALISAGAALAPDLDHKAATISRAFGPVSHALCDIVDSIATVVYRATRGKKDPRREGGHRTLTHTWLWAVLLGTGASAAAIYGGRWAVLGILFVHVVLAIEGLLWRAARGSSSAVLVWLLGAAGAWILAEVLDQPGMGSDWFFTAPGHEYMWLGLPIVLGALMHDLGDALTVSGCPILWPIPIGRRHWYPIGPPKMMRFRAGSWVELKVLMPVFMVLGGVGCVAALGIL; encoded by the coding sequence ATGATGGGACCGGCACACTCGCTGTCAGGAGCGGCGGCCTGGCTGGGGGTGGGGGCGGCGGCCTCGGCGTACGGACATCCGATGCCGTGGCCGGTCATCGTCGTCGGCGCGCTGATCAGCGCGGGCGCCGCGCTCGCCCCGGACCTGGACCACAAGGCCGCGACGATCTCGCGGGCCTTCGGGCCGGTGTCGCACGCGCTGTGCGACATCGTCGACTCGATCGCCACCGTCGTCTACCGGGCGACCCGCGGCAAGAAGGACCCCCGCCGGGAGGGCGGTCACCGCACGCTGACCCACACCTGGCTCTGGGCGGTGCTGCTGGGTACGGGAGCCTCGGCCGCGGCGATCTACGGCGGACGGTGGGCCGTCCTCGGCATCCTCTTCGTCCATGTGGTGCTCGCCATCGAGGGTCTGCTCTGGCGGGCGGCGCGCGGCTCCAGCAGCGCCGTTCTGGTGTGGCTGCTGGGCGCGGCCGGCGCCTGGATCCTGGCCGAGGTGCTGGACCAGCCGGGCATGGGCTCGGACTGGTTCTTCACCGCCCCCGGCCACGAGTACATGTGGCTGGGCCTGCCGATCGTGCTGGGCGCGCTCATGCACGACCTGGGGGACGCGCTGACGGTGTCGGGCTGCCCGATCCTCTGGCCGATCCCGATCGGGCGCAGGCACTGGTACCCGATAGGGCCGCCGAAGATGATGCGGTTCCGGGCCGGGAGCTGGGTGGAGCTGAAGGTGCTCATGCCGGTGTTCATGGTGCTGGGCGGCGTGGGCTGCGTGGCAGCGCTCGGGATCTTGTAG
- a CDS encoding DEAD/DEAH box helicase: MIFIPAAGSPLEGEGRQDGGVTLIDQLPPTADPDALFEAFSSWAEDQGITLYPAQEEALIEVVSGANVILSTPTGSGKSLVAAGAHFTALAQDKVTFYTAPIKALVSEKFFDLCKLFGTENVGMLTGDASVNADAPVICCTAEVLASIALRDGKYADIGQVVMDEFHFYAEPDRGWAWQIPILELPQAQFILMSATLGDVARFEEDLTRRTGLPTSVVRSASRPVPLSYEYRLTPITETLTELLETKQSPVYIVHFTQAAAVERAQSLMSINMCTREEKDKIAELIGSFRFTTKFGQNLSRYVRHGIGVHHAGMLPKYRRLVEKLAQAGLLKVICGTDTLGVGVNVPIRTVLFTALTKYDGTRVRTLRAREFHQIAGRAGRAGFDTAGFVVAQAPEHVVENEKALAKAGDDPKKRRKVVRKKAPEGFIAWSDTTFEKLIASDPEPLTSRFRVTHTMLLSVIARPGNAFKAMRHLLEDNHEPRKAQLRHIRRAIAIYRSLLDGGVVEQLDTPDAEGRTIRLTVDLQQDFALNQPLSTFALASFDLLDAESPSYALDMVSVVESTLDDPRQILAAQQNKARGEAIGQMKADGMEYEERMERLQEVTYPKPLEELLVHAYNVYRTSHPWVGDHPVSPKSVIRDMYERAMTFTEFTSHYELARTEGIVLRYLAGAYKALDHTIPDDLKSEDLQDLIAWLGELVRQVDSSLLDEWEQLANPEVETAEQAEERADQVKPVTANARAFRVLVRNAMFRRVELAALDNVAALGELDGDAGWDEDAWGEAMDAYWDEYDDLGTGPDARGPKLLIIEADEENTARGMWRVRQIFADPNGDHDWGISAEVDLAASDEEGRAVVRVTAVGQL; the protein is encoded by the coding sequence ATGATCTTCATACCGGCAGCCGGTTCCCCCCTGGAGGGTGAAGGCAGGCAAGATGGGGGTGTGACCCTTATCGATCAGCTCCCCCCGACCGCCGACCCCGATGCTCTCTTCGAGGCTTTCTCGTCGTGGGCGGAGGATCAGGGCATCACGCTCTATCCGGCTCAGGAGGAGGCGCTGATCGAGGTGGTGTCCGGGGCCAACGTGATCCTCTCGACGCCCACCGGATCGGGAAAGAGCCTGGTCGCGGCGGGTGCGCACTTCACCGCGCTGGCTCAGGACAAGGTCACTTTCTACACCGCTCCGATCAAGGCGCTGGTCTCGGAGAAGTTCTTCGACCTGTGCAAGCTCTTCGGCACCGAGAACGTCGGCATGCTCACCGGTGACGCGTCGGTGAACGCCGACGCCCCGGTCATCTGCTGCACGGCAGAGGTGCTGGCCTCGATCGCGCTGCGCGACGGCAAGTACGCCGACATCGGCCAGGTCGTGATGGACGAGTTCCACTTCTACGCGGAGCCGGACCGCGGCTGGGCGTGGCAGATCCCGATCCTGGAGCTGCCGCAGGCGCAGTTCATCCTGATGTCGGCGACCCTCGGTGACGTCGCCCGCTTCGAGGAGGACCTGACCCGTCGCACCGGCCTGCCCACCTCGGTCGTCAGGTCCGCGAGCCGCCCGGTCCCGCTGTCGTACGAGTACCGCCTGACGCCGATCACCGAGACCCTGACCGAGCTGCTGGAGACCAAGCAGTCGCCGGTCTACATCGTGCACTTCACGCAGGCCGCCGCCGTCGAGCGGGCGCAGTCGCTCATGAGCATCAACATGTGCACGCGCGAGGAGAAGGACAAGATCGCCGAGCTGATCGGCAGCTTCCGCTTCACCACCAAGTTCGGCCAGAACCTCTCGCGTTACGTACGCCACGGCATCGGCGTCCACCACGCGGGGATGCTCCCCAAGTACCGCCGCCTGGTCGAAAAGCTGGCGCAGGCCGGTCTGTTGAAGGTCATCTGCGGTACGGACACGCTGGGTGTCGGGGTCAACGTGCCCATCCGTACGGTGCTGTTCACCGCGCTGACGAAGTACGACGGGACGCGCGTCCGTACGCTCCGCGCCCGGGAGTTCCACCAGATCGCGGGCCGGGCGGGCCGGGCCGGATTCGACACCGCGGGCTTCGTCGTCGCCCAGGCCCCCGAGCACGTCGTCGAGAACGAGAAGGCGCTCGCCAAGGCGGGCGACGACCCGAAGAAGCGCCGCAAGGTGGTCCGCAAGAAGGCCCCCGAGGGGTTCATCGCGTGGAGCGACACCACCTTCGAGAAGCTGATCGCCTCCGATCCCGAGCCGCTGACCTCCCGTTTCCGGGTCACCCACACCATGCTGCTCTCGGTGATCGCGCGGCCCGGCAATGCCTTCAAGGCGATGCGTCACCTGCTGGAGGACAACCACGAGCCGCGCAAGGCCCAGCTGCGGCACATCCGCCGTGCCATCGCGATCTACCGTTCACTGCTCGACGGCGGTGTGGTGGAGCAGCTGGACACCCCGGACGCCGAGGGCCGCACCATCCGGCTGACCGTGGATCTCCAGCAGGACTTCGCGCTCAACCAGCCGCTGTCCACCTTCGCGCTGGCCTCGTTCGACCTGCTGGACGCCGAGTCCCCCTCGTACGCCCTGGACATGGTCTCCGTGGTCGAGTCGACGCTGGACGACCCGCGGCAGATCCTGGCGGCGCAGCAGAACAAGGCACGCGGTGAGGCGATCGGCCAGATGAAGGCCGACGGCATGGAGTACGAGGAGCGGATGGAGCGGCTCCAGGAGGTCACGTACCCGAAGCCGCTCGAAGAGCTCCTGGTGCACGCGTACAACGTCTACCGCACGAGCCACCCGTGGGTCGGTGACCACCCGGTCTCGCCGAAGTCCGTCATCCGCGACATGTACGAACGCGCCATGACCTTCACCGAGTTCACGTCGCACTACGAACTCGCGCGCACCGAAGGGATCGTGCTGCGGTACCTCGCGGGCGCGTACAAGGCCCTCGATCACACCATTCCGGACGATCTGAAGTCCGAGGACCTTCAGGACCTCATCGCCTGGCTGGGCGAGCTGGTGCGTCAGGTGGACTCCAGTCTGCTCGACGAGTGGGAGCAGCTCGCCAACCCCGAGGTGGAGACGGCCGAGCAGGCCGAGGAGCGCGCCGACCAGGTCAAGCCGGTCACCGCCAACGCCCGCGCCTTCCGGGTGCTGGTGCGCAACGCGATGTTCCGCCGGGTGGAACTGGCCGCCCTGGACAATGTGGCCGCGCTCGGCGAGCTGGACGGCGACGCGGGCTGGGACGAGGACGCCTGGGGCGAGGCGATGGACGCCTACTGGGACGAGTACGACGATCTGGGTACCGGTCCCGACGCCCGCGGCCCCAAGCTGCTGATCATCGAGGCGGACGAGGAGAACACCGCACGCGGGATGTGGCGCGTCCGGCAGATCTTCGCCGACCCGAACGGCGACCACGACTGGGGCATCAGCGCGGAGGTGGACCTCGCGGCCTCCGACGAGGAGGGCCGTGCGGTCGTCCGGGTGACCGCCGTGGGCCAGCTGTGA
- a CDS encoding acyl-CoA thioesterase has product MTNPSERLIDLLDLEQIEVDIFRGRSPHESLQRVFGGQVAGQALVAAGRTTDGERPVHSLHAYFLRPGRPGVPIVYQVERVRDGRSFTTRRVTAVQQGRTIFNLTASFHRPEEGSFEHQLPPAREVPDPESLPTVSEEIRAHLGALPEALERMARRQPFEIRYADPLRWTPEEIEGADPRSAVWMRAVGPLGDDPLVHTCALTYASDMTLLDAVRIPVEPLWGPRGYDMASLDHAMWFHRPFRADEWFLYDQESPIATGGRGLARGRIFDRAGNLLVSVVQEGLFRRLGE; this is encoded by the coding sequence ATGACGAACCCGAGCGAGCGGCTCATCGACCTGCTGGACCTGGAGCAGATCGAGGTCGACATCTTCCGCGGACGCAGCCCGCACGAGTCCCTGCAACGGGTCTTCGGCGGACAGGTCGCCGGACAGGCGCTGGTGGCGGCGGGCCGGACCACCGACGGAGAACGTCCGGTCCACTCGCTGCACGCGTACTTCCTGCGCCCCGGCAGGCCCGGGGTCCCGATCGTCTACCAGGTCGAACGGGTCAGGGACGGCCGCTCCTTCACCACGCGCCGGGTGACCGCCGTCCAGCAGGGCCGCACCATCTTCAACCTGACGGCGTCCTTCCACCGGCCAGAGGAGGGCAGCTTCGAGCACCAGCTGCCACCGGCCCGTGAGGTCCCCGACCCGGAGTCGCTGCCGACGGTCAGCGAGGAGATCAGGGCACACCTGGGCGCGCTGCCCGAGGCCCTGGAACGGATGGCGCGCAGGCAGCCGTTCGAGATCCGGTACGCGGACCCGCTTCGCTGGACCCCCGAGGAGATCGAGGGCGCGGACCCGCGGAGCGCGGTGTGGATGCGGGCGGTCGGCCCGCTCGGTGACGACCCGCTCGTCCACACCTGTGCCCTCACCTACGCCAGCGACATGACGCTGCTCGACGCGGTCCGTATCCCCGTCGAACCGCTGTGGGGACCGCGTGGTTACGACATGGCCTCACTCGATCACGCCATGTGGTTCCACCGGCCGTTCCGTGCCGACGAGTGGTTCCTCTACGACCAGGAGTCGCCCATCGCGACCGGTGGCCGGGGACTTGCCCGCGGGCGCATCTTCGACCGGGCGGGGAACCTGCTGGTCTCGGTCGTCCAGGAAGGACTGTTCCGCAGGCTCGGCGAATGA
- a CDS encoding hydrophobic protein, translated as MGPLLIVFLILVVALGLSFLIHALWWIVIVIFVLWILGLVIRPARRRNRTDDQRENERWYHW; from the coding sequence ATGGGGCCGCTTCTGATCGTTTTCCTGATCCTGGTTGTCGCGCTGGGGCTGAGCTTCCTCATTCACGCGCTCTGGTGGATCGTCATCGTCATCTTCGTGCTGTGGATCCTGGGGCTCGTCATCCGGCCCGCACGCCGTCGGAACCGGACCGATGACCAGCGGGAGAACGAGCGTTGGTACCACTGGTAG
- a CDS encoding glutathione peroxidase — MSLYDIPLRTLTGDPTSLAEYRGMAVLVVNVASQCGLTPQYTGLERLQKQYADRGFTVLGVPCNQFGGQEPGSAEEIGSFCSANYGVTFPMLEKTDVNGEQRHPLYVELTRASDDEATAGDVQWNFEKFLISPAGDVVARIRPRTEPEAPVVVALIEGQLPA, encoded by the coding sequence ATGAGCCTCTACGACATCCCGCTGCGCACCCTGACCGGCGATCCCACCTCCCTGGCGGAGTACCGGGGCATGGCGGTGCTGGTGGTGAACGTCGCGTCCCAGTGCGGTCTGACCCCGCAGTACACCGGGCTGGAGCGCCTGCAGAAGCAGTACGCGGACCGGGGGTTCACCGTGCTCGGCGTGCCCTGCAACCAGTTCGGGGGCCAGGAGCCGGGCAGCGCGGAGGAGATCGGGAGTTTCTGCTCGGCGAACTACGGCGTGACGTTCCCGATGCTGGAGAAGACCGACGTCAACGGCGAGCAGCGGCACCCGCTGTACGTGGAGCTGACTCGGGCGTCCGACGACGAGGCCACGGCCGGGGACGTCCAGTGGAACTTCGAGAAGTTCCTGATCTCCCCGGCGGGTGACGTCGTTGCCCGTATCCGCCCGCGCACCGAGCCCGAGGCGCCGGTGGTCGTCGCCCTGATCGAGGGCCAGCTGCCGGCCTGA
- a CDS encoding acyl-CoA dehydrogenase family protein, with translation MAEFTLELNDDQKQVRDWIHGFAADVIRPAAAEWDEREETPWPVIQEAAKVGIYSLDFYAQQFFDPTGLGIPMAMEELFWGDAGIALSIVGTGLAAVGVLANGNEEQIGTWIPQMYGDADDVKVAAFCSSEPDAGSDVAAMRTRAVYDEAKDEWVLNGTKTWATNGGIANVHVVVAVVDPELGSKGHASFIVPPRTPGLSQGQKFKKHGIRASHTAEVVLEDVRVPGHCLLGGKDKLDERLARARERARQGGGERVKNAAMATFEASRPAVGAMAVGTARAAYEVALDYAKTRSQFGRPIIDNQGVAFQLADMRTQIDAARLLVWRASWMAAANKPFTSAEGSMSKLYASETAKKVTAQAIQILGGNGFTREYPVERMHRDAAIYTIFEGTSEIQRLVIARTLSGMPIR, from the coding sequence ATGGCCGAGTTCACGCTCGAACTCAACGATGACCAGAAGCAGGTACGCGACTGGATCCACGGGTTCGCCGCGGACGTCATCCGCCCTGCTGCCGCAGAGTGGGACGAGCGTGAAGAGACGCCCTGGCCGGTGATCCAGGAGGCTGCCAAGGTCGGAATCTACTCGCTCGACTTCTACGCCCAGCAGTTCTTCGACCCCACCGGCCTCGGCATCCCGATGGCCATGGAGGAGCTCTTCTGGGGCGACGCGGGCATCGCGCTGTCGATCGTCGGCACGGGCCTGGCTGCCGTGGGCGTGCTCGCCAACGGCAACGAGGAACAGATCGGCACCTGGATCCCGCAGATGTACGGCGACGCCGACGACGTCAAGGTCGCCGCCTTCTGCTCCTCGGAGCCCGACGCCGGATCCGACGTCGCCGCGATGCGTACCCGCGCGGTGTACGACGAGGCGAAGGACGAGTGGGTGCTCAACGGCACCAAGACCTGGGCGACCAACGGCGGTATAGCCAACGTCCATGTCGTGGTCGCCGTCGTCGACCCCGAACTCGGCTCCAAGGGCCACGCGTCCTTCATCGTGCCGCCGCGCACCCCCGGCCTCTCACAGGGCCAGAAGTTCAAGAAGCACGGCATCCGCGCCTCGCACACCGCCGAGGTCGTGCTGGAGGACGTCCGCGTCCCCGGACACTGTCTGCTCGGCGGCAAGGACAAGCTCGACGAGCGCCTGGCCCGCGCCCGTGAGCGCGCCAGGCAGGGGGGCGGCGAGCGCGTGAAGAACGCCGCGATGGCCACCTTCGAGGCCTCCCGCCCCGCGGTGGGCGCCATGGCGGTCGGCACCGCGCGTGCCGCGTACGAGGTCGCCCTCGACTACGCCAAGACCCGCAGCCAGTTCGGCCGCCCGATCATCGACAACCAGGGCGTTGCCTTCCAACTCGCCGACATGCGGACCCAGATCGACGCCGCACGGCTGCTGGTCTGGCGCGCCTCCTGGATGGCAGCGGCGAACAAGCCGTTCACCTCGGCCGAGGGATCCATGTCCAAGCTGTACGCCAGCGAGACCGCCAAGAAGGTCACCGCCCAGGCCATCCAGATCCTCGGGGGCAACGGATTCACCCGCGAGTACCCGGTGGAGCGCATGCACCGGGACGCGGCGATCTACACCATCTTCGAGGGCACCAGCGAGATCCAGCGGCTGGTGATCGCCCGGACCCTGTCCGGCATGCCCATCCGCTGA
- a CDS encoding TetR family transcriptional regulator has translation MGTTQAAQATQQRSAETRRRELLEAADRVVLRDGPKASMNAIAAEAGITKPILYRHFGDKGGLYRALAKRHTDALLDALRAALDAPAERRARVEATLDTYLAAIEARPQVYRFLMHPADESQQPEQPFDVGLHSAPLLRRLGEELAKVIAERVDLGPDSAQLARVWGHGIVGMMHAAGDWWLGERPCPRAQLVSSLADLLWGRLALAADRPGGPGF, from the coding sequence ATGGGCACCACACAGGCCGCACAGGCCACGCAGCAGCGTTCGGCGGAAACCCGTCGCAGGGAGTTGCTGGAAGCCGCCGACCGGGTCGTGCTCAGGGACGGCCCGAAGGCGTCCATGAACGCCATCGCGGCCGAGGCCGGCATCACCAAGCCCATCCTCTACCGGCACTTCGGCGACAAGGGCGGGCTCTACCGCGCCCTCGCCAAGCGCCACACCGACGCACTGCTCGACGCGCTCCGGGCGGCGCTCGACGCCCCGGCCGAACGCCGCGCGCGCGTCGAGGCGACGCTGGACACGTATCTCGCGGCGATCGAGGCCCGTCCTCAGGTCTACCGCTTCCTGATGCATCCGGCGGACGAGTCCCAGCAGCCCGAGCAGCCCTTCGACGTGGGACTGCACTCGGCGCCGCTGCTGCGCAGGCTCGGCGAGGAGCTCGCCAAAGTGATCGCCGAACGCGTCGACCTCGGCCCGGACAGCGCACAGCTCGCCCGGGTGTGGGGCCATGGGATCGTCGGCATGATGCACGCGGCGGGCGACTGGTGGCTGGGCGAACGCCCCTGTCCCCGCGCGCAGTTGGTGAGCAGCCTGGCCGACCTGCTCTGGGGCAGGCTCGCGCTCGCGGCGGACCGTCCGGGCGGTCCGGGGTTCTGA
- the def gene encoding peptide deformylase: MRNRPIPGSSGRVRPMSLFGDPVLHAPCETVTDFDPSLHRLVEDMFATMYAAQGVGLAANQVGVGLRVFVYDCPDDEEVRHLGHLVNPRLVEADGVTVRGAEGCLSLPGVEAGTPRFDTAVVEGFSVTGDPVRVSGTGFFARCLQHECDHLDGTVYTDRLSARRRNKALRAAGKAS, from the coding sequence ATGCGAAACCGCCCGATCCCCGGCAGTTCCGGACGCGTGAGGCCGATGAGTCTGTTCGGCGACCCCGTACTGCACGCGCCGTGCGAGACCGTGACCGATTTCGACCCGTCGCTCCACCGGCTCGTCGAGGACATGTTCGCCACGATGTACGCGGCGCAGGGCGTCGGCCTCGCGGCGAACCAGGTCGGCGTCGGACTCCGGGTGTTCGTGTACGACTGCCCCGACGACGAAGAGGTACGTCACCTCGGGCACCTGGTCAACCCGCGACTGGTCGAGGCGGACGGGGTCACCGTACGCGGCGCCGAGGGGTGTCTGTCGCTGCCGGGTGTCGAGGCGGGCACTCCGCGCTTCGACACCGCCGTGGTCGAGGGTTTCTCGGTGACCGGCGATCCGGTCCGGGTGAGCGGCACCGGGTTCTTCGCCCGGTGCCTCCAGCACGAGTGCGACCACCTCGACGGCACGGTGTACACGGACCGGCTGTCCGCCCGGCGCCGGAACAAGGCGCTGCGGGCGGCGGGCAAGGCCTCGTAG
- a CDS encoding MurT ligase domain-containing protein: MDGNTEPLSPRAKLAVTAGRAAAAVSRAAGRGSGSVIGGKVALRLDPDLLGRLAQHLDVILVSATNGKTTTTRLIAEALRASGPVVSNALGANMPAGITSALAGGSDARYGVIEVDEKYLAGVARDTTPKAIALLNLSRDQLDRAGETRMLAERWREGLAGTQAVVIANADDPLVVWAASSSPTVVWVAAGQEWKDDAWSCPSCGGVLQWPNDSWYCGDCGFRRPAPSWALSGDYVLDPHGSAWPIHLQLPGRANKANATTSAAVAATFGVPPQVALERMYSVQAVAGRYDVVSFLDRELRLLLAKNPAGWLETFSLIDPPPTPVILGVNARGADGTDTSWLWDVDYTRLAGHPILVIGDRKLDLAVRLEVAGLQFRVCESVDEAVQSAPPGRIELIANYTAFQDVRRRVGN; encoded by the coding sequence ATGGACGGCAACACGGAGCCGCTGTCGCCGCGGGCCAAACTGGCCGTGACGGCAGGCAGGGCCGCGGCAGCGGTATCGCGCGCCGCGGGACGCGGCAGCGGATCGGTCATCGGCGGCAAGGTCGCGCTGAGGCTCGACCCCGATCTGCTGGGACGTCTCGCCCAGCATCTGGACGTGATCCTGGTCTCGGCGACGAACGGCAAGACGACGACGACCCGGCTCATCGCCGAGGCGCTGCGGGCCAGCGGTCCGGTCGTGTCGAACGCCCTGGGCGCCAACATGCCCGCGGGCATCACCTCCGCACTGGCCGGCGGGTCGGACGCGCGCTACGGCGTGATCGAGGTCGACGAGAAGTACCTCGCCGGGGTCGCACGCGACACGACGCCCAAGGCGATCGCGCTGTTGAACCTCTCCCGCGACCAGCTCGACCGGGCGGGCGAGACCCGCATGCTGGCCGAGCGCTGGCGCGAGGGACTGGCCGGCACGCAGGCCGTCGTCATCGCCAACGCGGACGACCCGCTGGTCGTCTGGGCCGCTTCCTCCTCCCCCACGGTGGTGTGGGTGGCGGCGGGCCAGGAGTGGAAGGACGACGCCTGGTCGTGCCCGTCCTGCGGTGGCGTACTCCAGTGGCCGAACGACTCCTGGTACTGCGGCGACTGCGGATTCCGCCGCCCCGCGCCCAGTTGGGCGCTCTCCGGCGACTACGTCCTGGACCCGCACGGGTCGGCCTGGCCGATCCATCTCCAGCTGCCCGGCCGGGCCAACAAGGCGAACGCGACCACGTCGGCGGCCGTCGCCGCGACCTTCGGCGTGCCGCCCCAGGTCGCTCTGGAGCGGATGTACTCGGTGCAGGCCGTCGCGGGCCGGTACGACGTGGTGTCGTTCCTCGACCGCGAGCTGCGTCTGCTGCTCGCCAAGAACCCCGCGGGCTGGCTCGAAACGTTCTCACTGATCGACCCGCCGCCGACCCCGGTCATCCTCGGCGTCAACGCCCGTGGCGCCGACGGCACGGACACCTCCTGGCTGTGGGACGTGGACTACACCCGGCTGGCCGGGCACCCGATCCTGGTGATCGGTGACCGCAAGCTGGACCTCGCGGTGCGCCTGGAAGTGGCCGGCCTCCAGTTCAGGGTCTGCGAGAGCGTCGACGAGGCGGTCCAGTCCGCGCCCCCCGGCCGGATCGAACTGATCGCCAACTACACCGCGTTCCAGGACGTGCGCCGCCGCGTCGGCAACTGA